One window of Hymenobacter sp. BRD128 genomic DNA carries:
- a CDS encoding transposase, which yields MPLRRPTCSLTLIDALSVNGLHGVQVLEGALNQHSFALYIARILAPQLRRGDVLVLDNLRVHHLTGLLAQTSRQLRASRRVER from the coding sequence GTGCCCTTGCGCCGCCCTACCTGCTCGCTGACGCTGATTGACGCCTTGTCCGTGAACGGGCTACATGGGGTACAGGTGCTGGAAGGAGCCTTGAATCAGCACAGTTTCGCTCTATACATCGCGCGCATCCTGGCCCCGCAATTACGGCGCGGGGACGTGCTAGTCCTCGATAACCTACGGGTGCACCACCTGACCGGGCTGCTGGCGCAGACAAGTCGCCAACTCCGCGCGAGCCGCCGCGTCGAGAGGTGA
- the rpoN gene encoding RNA polymerase factor sigma-54 encodes MQRLDLKQLLSQRLSPQQIQFIKLLQIPTAELETRIKEEMEVNPALEEGDSEDADERDDSDADDTPEADDPNDSLDSDDTTLDEDFSGPSEASDDSAGPDDYADERPEPAAEPEALGIDNDNHDIDISDYVNDDEIAGYKMQGDGPGDEEERDMPLADTSGSLQDSLLDQLHFAQLDELEQAIGEQLIGSIDGDGYIRRDLAAIANDLAFSQNIEASEAEIEAVLRVIQQFDPPGIAARDLPECLLLQLERRPQDEATLNAERILTETFEEFTKKHYQRIQQKLDLEDDELKEAVAVILKLNPKPGGSGPVSGGKGSAGGAQYLMPDFILTNDNGELNLTLNARNAPELRVSRDYREMLQTYDKAAKKDQKMKEAVSFVKQKLDSAKWFIDAIRQRQNTLLRTMSAIVERQREFFLTGDDSKLRPMILKDIAQAIGMDISTISRVANSKSIQTEHGIYPLKFFFSEGIATDSGEDASSREVKSILRDLIGNEKKDHPLSDDKLEKMLNARGYNIARRTVAKYREQLNIPVARLRKEL; translated from the coding sequence ATGCAACGCCTTGACTTAAAACAACTTCTTTCCCAACGCCTCTCGCCCCAGCAGATTCAGTTCATCAAGCTGCTGCAAATACCAACGGCCGAGCTGGAAACGCGCATCAAGGAGGAAATGGAGGTGAACCCCGCGCTGGAAGAAGGTGATAGTGAAGACGCTGACGAGCGCGACGACAGCGATGCCGATGACACGCCCGAGGCCGACGACCCCAACGACTCGCTCGACAGCGACGACACTACGCTCGATGAGGACTTTAGCGGCCCCAGCGAGGCTAGCGACGACAGCGCCGGCCCCGACGACTACGCCGACGAGCGCCCCGAGCCAGCCGCCGAGCCCGAGGCGCTGGGCATCGACAACGACAACCACGACATCGACATCAGCGACTACGTCAACGACGACGAGATAGCGGGCTATAAAATGCAGGGCGACGGCCCCGGCGACGAGGAAGAGCGCGACATGCCCCTGGCCGACACCAGCGGCTCGCTGCAAGACTCGCTGCTCGACCAGCTGCACTTTGCGCAGCTCGATGAGCTGGAACAGGCTATTGGCGAGCAGCTTATCGGCTCGATTGATGGCGACGGCTACATCCGGCGCGACCTGGCAGCCATTGCCAACGACCTGGCGTTCAGCCAGAATATCGAGGCTAGCGAGGCTGAGATTGAGGCCGTGCTGCGCGTCATTCAGCAGTTCGACCCGCCGGGCATCGCCGCCCGCGACTTGCCCGAGTGCCTGCTGTTGCAGCTGGAGCGCCGGCCCCAGGACGAGGCTACGCTGAACGCCGAACGCATTCTGACCGAGACGTTTGAGGAGTTTACCAAGAAGCACTACCAGCGCATTCAGCAGAAGCTCGACCTCGAAGACGACGAGTTGAAGGAGGCCGTGGCCGTTATCCTGAAGCTGAACCCCAAGCCGGGCGGCAGCGGGCCGGTGAGCGGCGGCAAGGGCAGCGCCGGCGGCGCCCAGTACCTCATGCCCGACTTCATCCTCACCAACGACAACGGCGAGCTGAACCTGACCCTGAATGCCCGCAACGCCCCCGAGCTGCGCGTGAGCCGCGATTACCGCGAGATGCTCCAGACCTACGACAAGGCGGCCAAAAAGGACCAGAAAATGAAGGAGGCCGTGAGCTTTGTGAAGCAAAAGCTCGACTCGGCCAAGTGGTTTATCGATGCCATCCGGCAGCGCCAAAACACGCTGCTGCGCACGATGTCGGCCATCGTGGAGCGCCAGCGAGAGTTCTTCCTGACGGGCGACGACTCGAAGCTGCGGCCCATGATTCTCAAGGATATTGCCCAGGCCATCGGCATGGATATCAGCACCATCAGCCGCGTCGCCAACTCTAAAAGCATCCAGACCGAGCACGGTATCTACCCGCTCAAGTTCTTCTTCTCGGAAGGCATCGCCACCGACTCGGGCGAGGACGCCAGCAGCCGCGAGGTAAAAAGCATTTTGCGCGACCTCATCGGCAACGAGAAAAAGGACCACCCACTGAGCGACGACAAGCTGGAAAAAATGCTAAATGCCCGCGGCTACAACATTGCCCGCCGCACGGTGGCCAAGTATCGCGAGCAGCTCAACATTCCGGTGGCCAGGCTGCGCAAGGAGCTGTAA
- the asnS gene encoding asparagine--tRNA ligase, with the protein MPADQLRRTRIQDLLTSTDLNREVLVKGWVRTRRGNKYVQFIALNDGSGLATLQVVADAEKFPEESLKEVTTGSCVAVRGQLVASQGKGQSVEVQATSIEVLGTADPEAYPLQKKATSLEHLREIAHLRPRTNTFGAVLRIRHALAFAIHDYFNRHGFYYVHTPIITGSDAEGAGQMFRVTTLPPEHPPRTEDGSVDYSQDFFGKQTNLTVSGQLEGELAAMALGQVYTFGPTFRAENSNTARHLAEFWMIEPEMAFYDLADNMDLAEDFLQSLVKYALEHCAADLQFLNDTYDKELLTRLKSVTDNAFQRLTYTEAVAILKSAKKKFEFPVDWGTDLQSEHERYLVEKHFQKPVILTNYPKEIKAFYMKLDDDGRTVRAMDVLFPGIGEIIGGSQREEDLVKLQTRMQEMHVPEDELWWYLDTRRFGTAPHAGFGLGFERLVLFVTGMTNIRDVIPFPRFPKNAEF; encoded by the coding sequence ATGCCTGCCGACCAACTCCGCCGCACCCGCATCCAAGACCTGCTCACGAGTACCGACCTCAACCGCGAAGTGCTGGTGAAGGGCTGGGTACGCACCCGCCGGGGCAACAAATATGTGCAGTTTATCGCGCTCAACGATGGCTCGGGCCTCGCCACGCTGCAAGTAGTGGCTGATGCTGAGAAGTTTCCCGAAGAAAGCCTGAAGGAAGTAACCACCGGCTCGTGCGTAGCCGTGCGCGGCCAGCTGGTGGCTAGCCAGGGCAAGGGCCAGTCGGTAGAGGTGCAGGCCACCTCCATCGAGGTGCTCGGCACCGCTGACCCCGAGGCCTACCCGCTGCAAAAGAAAGCCACTTCGCTGGAGCACCTGCGCGAGATTGCCCACCTGCGCCCCCGCACCAACACCTTCGGGGCGGTGCTGCGCATCCGGCACGCGCTGGCCTTCGCCATCCACGACTACTTCAACCGGCACGGCTTCTACTACGTGCACACGCCCATCATCACGGGCTCCGATGCCGAGGGCGCGGGCCAGATGTTTCGGGTGACCACGCTGCCCCCCGAGCACCCGCCGCGCACCGAAGATGGCTCCGTGGATTACAGCCAGGACTTCTTCGGCAAGCAAACCAACCTTACCGTATCGGGCCAGCTCGAAGGCGAGCTAGCGGCGATGGCGCTGGGGCAGGTGTACACCTTCGGCCCCACTTTCCGGGCCGAAAACTCGAACACCGCCCGCCACCTGGCCGAGTTCTGGATGATAGAGCCCGAAATGGCCTTCTATGACCTGGCCGATAACATGGACCTGGCCGAGGACTTCCTCCAGAGCCTGGTGAAGTATGCCCTGGAGCACTGCGCCGCCGACCTGCAATTCCTGAACGATACCTACGATAAGGAATTGCTGACCCGCCTCAAGTCGGTGACCGACAACGCTTTCCAGCGTCTCACCTACACCGAGGCCGTGGCGATTCTGAAATCGGCCAAGAAGAAATTTGAATTTCCCGTGGACTGGGGCACCGACTTGCAGAGCGAGCACGAGCGCTACCTCGTAGAGAAGCACTTCCAGAAGCCGGTTATCCTCACCAACTACCCCAAGGAAATCAAGGCTTTCTACATGAAGCTCGACGACGATGGCCGCACCGTGCGCGCCATGGACGTGCTGTTCCCCGGCATCGGCGAAATTATCGGTGGCTCGCAGCGTGAGGAAGACCTGGTGAAGCTGCAAACCCGCATGCAGGAAATGCACGTGCCCGAAGACGAGCTGTGGTGGTACCTCGACACGCGCCGCTTTGGCACGGCGCCGCACGCGGGCTTCGGGCTAGGG